GGACATCCTCCGGCTTCTTAAAACGTATGCAGCATTTACCCATATCCAGTTTTTTGGTAGAATGTTTTGGCCACTCGCCGGTAAACCATTCCAACAATAAGCCTGCATACAATCCCATATGGTAAAAGGATATATAATTTTTTTGAGAGGCCAGGCACATAAACGGCAGTGGCAGCTTCGGGTCACAATGGTAACCGGCCGGATAAAGACTGTGCGGGACTACGTACCCAATCATTCCATAACTCATCACTTCCTGAAATCCTTTGGGCATTTTTCTGACTATGGTCTTATGCATTTCTGATAGGATTGCTTTCCGGTCATCAGGGACTTCATCCAGGTATTCTTTGATTGTTTTTGCTTTTGATTGCATGCATCCACCTTTTACAAGTTCGCGAAGATAATTTGAAATATTAAAATGAGGCAAGCATGTGCTGGTAAAATTGGTGGAACTTTTCGAATCTGTGGTGAAATCAACATCCGTTTGTTTCCCGCAGATAACGCAGAAATCGCAGAAATCGATTTTATCCTAAATCTGCGCGATCTGCGAAATCTGCGGGAGACCACCCCGCGGCTGAATCAATACCGCAATTATCTTCCATCACAAAATTTCCATTTATTCGTTCTCTTAGAATATTCAAAATGATGAAGACCTTCCTTTACTCCATATTCTTCTGTTGCTTTCACTTTGTATCGAAGGCGCAAATCGATTTTCAGAATACGAATTCAACGGCCTTCATGCACCCAAAATGGATCGAAATGGATCATGCCATTTTAAAAAATGATTACGGCATCATGCACAGTGTCCTCATCGTTGAAAAAGGAAAATTGGTCTTTGAAAAATATTACAATGGATGGAAGCAGGATTCCCTGCATCAACTGCAATCTGCAACCAAAAGTGTGGTTGCAACCTTACTGGGATGCGGGATCCAAAACGGTTTTGTAAACAGTATCGATGATCCGATTTTCAGTTATTACGACATTGCTTCTTTCGAGGACAGCCTAAAAAATGCCATTACCATAAAAGATCTGCTCACCCAACGACATGGATTGACGTGGAGTGAAGGCGACTGGAATGATCCTGCAAACAGTTGGA
The DNA window shown above is from Saprospiraceae bacterium and carries:
- a CDS encoding DUF1801 domain-containing protein encodes the protein MQSKAKTIKEYLDEVPDDRKAILSEMHKTIVRKMPKGFQEVMSYGMIGYVVPHSLYPAGYHCDPKLPLPFMCLASQKNYISFYHMGLYAGLLLEWFTGEWPKHSTKKLDMGKCCIRFKKPEDVPLKLIAELASKMTPQEWISVYEKAFKKK